In Prosthecobacter sp. SYSU 5D2, the following proteins share a genomic window:
- a CDS encoding sulfatase, protein MASLFCLVCGTVAAQTPDRPNVVLILADDLGWSDTTLHGTTKYYQTPNIDRLAKRGMTFTRGYSASPLCSPTRSAILTGLSPARTGITTPNCHLPKVVLQATQGKAAPADKKSIAPDPVTRLNTTYPTLAKTLKAAGYATAHFGKWHLGPEPYSPLEQGFDVDIPHWSGPGPAGSFVAPWKYADFKENSPGEHIEDRMAAEASAWMEQHKDAPFYVNYWQFSVHAPFDAKKALIEKHRQRIDPADPQRSPTYAAMVESMDDAVGTLLDTLDRLKIADRTIVIFTSDNGGNMYNEVDGTTPTSNTPLRGGKATMFEGGVRVPLIVAWPGVTEPASRSDALVQSEDFYPTLLEGLSLSPEANQIFDGASILPALKGGDLPGKAVFQYFPHDPGVPDWLPPAVSVHRGDWKLIRIFHGGEKGAHRHLLYDLNADLGEQNNLAAQKTELVTELGALIDGFLAETKAVLPVANPAFDPAKYRPELEGKQKPKGAAKAPPRAVVGGWQSSKQAQITVEKGALKVKSTGGDPWIATQKLPAKAQGPFTVKLRLKSSAKGPGLIYFNRTAKEPFHKDRSVPVAVKHDGQFHDYEVKLPAKTIQAFRIDPAAGAGEIVLTQVELTDAAGSSVNLVP, encoded by the coding sequence TTGGCAAGCCTGTTCTGCCTGGTGTGCGGAACCGTCGCTGCCCAGACGCCAGACCGCCCCAATGTGGTCCTCATTCTCGCCGATGACCTGGGCTGGAGCGATACCACGCTGCACGGGACGACGAAATACTACCAGACGCCGAATATTGACCGACTGGCCAAGCGAGGCATGACCTTCACGCGCGGGTATTCCGCCAGCCCGCTTTGCTCCCCCACACGCTCCGCCATTCTCACCGGCCTGAGCCCCGCGCGGACGGGCATCACTACGCCCAACTGCCACCTGCCCAAAGTGGTGCTCCAGGCCACCCAGGGCAAGGCCGCTCCCGCTGACAAAAAGTCCATCGCTCCAGATCCGGTGACGCGGTTGAACACCACCTATCCAACATTGGCCAAGACGCTGAAGGCCGCCGGTTATGCCACCGCCCATTTTGGCAAATGGCACTTGGGGCCGGAGCCGTATTCCCCGCTGGAGCAGGGCTTTGATGTGGACATTCCGCACTGGTCCGGCCCCGGCCCGGCTGGCAGTTTTGTGGCACCCTGGAAGTATGCCGATTTCAAAGAAAACAGCCCCGGCGAGCACATCGAGGACCGCATGGCCGCCGAGGCCTCCGCCTGGATGGAGCAGCACAAGGACGCGCCGTTTTATGTGAACTACTGGCAGTTCAGTGTGCATGCGCCCTTTGATGCCAAGAAGGCGCTGATTGAAAAACACCGCCAACGGATAGACCCGGCGGATCCGCAGCGCAGCCCGACCTACGCGGCGATGGTGGAGAGCATGGACGATGCCGTGGGTACGCTGCTGGACACGCTGGACCGGCTCAAAATAGCCGACCGCACCATCGTCATCTTCACCTCCGACAACGGCGGCAACATGTACAACGAAGTGGACGGCACCACCCCCACCAGCAACACGCCCCTGCGCGGTGGCAAAGCAACGATGTTTGAGGGCGGCGTGCGCGTGCCTCTCATCGTCGCCTGGCCGGGCGTGACGGAGCCCGCCAGCCGCAGCGACGCCCTGGTGCAGAGCGAGGATTTTTATCCCACCCTGCTGGAAGGCCTGTCGCTGTCTCCCGAAGCGAATCAGATCTTTGATGGAGCCAGCATCCTGCCAGCCTTGAAGGGTGGCGACCTGCCCGGCAAGGCAGTCTTCCAATACTTCCCGCATGATCCCGGCGTGCCAGACTGGCTGCCACCGGCAGTGTCTGTGCATCGCGGGGACTGGAAGCTGATCCGCATCTTCCATGGTGGTGAAAAAGGCGCGCACCGGCACCTGCTCTATGACCTGAACGCGGACCTGGGAGAGCAGAACAATCTGGCCGCGCAGAAGACGGAACTGGTGACCGAACTGGGCGCGCTGATTGACGGCTTCTTGGCGGAGACGAAGGCCGTCCTGCCCGTGGCAAATCCTGCCTTTGATCCTGCCAAATACCGGCCGGAGCTGGAGGGCAAACAAAAGCCCAAGGGCGCGGCCAAGGCACCGCCCAGGGCGGTGGTCGGCGGCTGGCAGTCCAGCAAACAAGCGCAGATCACCGTGGAAAAGGGCGCGCTCAAGGTGAAGTCCACCGGCGGGGATCCATGGATCGCCACGCAAAAGCTGCCCGCCAAAGCGCAGGGGCCCTTCACCGTGAAGCTGCGCCTGAAAAGCAGCGCCAAAGGCCCCGGCCTCATCTATTTTAACCGCACCGCCAAGGAACCCTTTCACAAGGACCGCTCCGTGCCGGTGGCGGTGAAGCATGACGGCCAGTTTCATGACTATGAAGTGAAGCTGCCTGCAAAGACGATCCAGGCCTTCCGAATTGATCCCGCTGCGGGGGCAGGGGAGATCGTCCTGACCCAAGTGGAGCTGACCGACGCCGCCGGAAGCAGCGTGAACCTGGTTCCCTGA
- a CDS encoding arylsulfatase encodes MLPFRPLLTAACLCLTAAFAADKPNIIVIMADDLGYGDVGCYGATAVQTPNIDRLAKEGLRFTSGYCSASTCTPTRFSLLTGTYAFRQAGTGIAPPAAPAIIMPGTVTLPSLLKQGGYKTAVIGKWHLGLGDPEPDWNGDLKPGPLEIGFDHCLLLPTTNDRVPQVYVEDHRVLNLDPKDPLWVGNKAPSEDHPTGITHRDTLKMDWSHGHNQTIHNGISRIGFYTGAEAARFRDEDLADRWVKHSDAWIEANRESPFFLYFASHDIHVPRIPHERFQGKTTLGLRGDSIVQLDWCVGELMKTLDRLKLTDNTLIIFCSDNGPVLDDGYKDGAVEKIGSHQPAGPYSGGKYSVLEGGTRTPFIARWPGRIQPGVSDEVVCTVDLAASLAALNNIPLPDTACLDSINILPALLGEAGAQGRDHLLQQDNGVSGNFGLRMGDWKLVRMKKKGKTQAVVTVKSRPENPPLHALYHLPDDPSESKNVSEKNPEKTKELIEKLDALLAAPQSR; translated from the coding sequence ATGCTCCCGTTCCGACCTCTCCTGACCGCCGCCTGCCTCTGCTTGACCGCCGCATTTGCCGCAGACAAGCCCAACATCATTGTCATCATGGCGGATGACCTGGGGTATGGCGATGTGGGCTGCTACGGGGCCACGGCGGTGCAGACGCCGAACATTGACCGCCTGGCCAAAGAGGGCCTGCGTTTTACCAGCGGCTACTGCTCCGCCTCCACCTGCACGCCGACGCGTTTTTCGCTGCTCACGGGCACCTATGCCTTCCGGCAGGCGGGCACCGGCATCGCCCCGCCAGCGGCCCCGGCCATCATCATGCCCGGCACGGTGACGCTGCCCTCGCTTTTGAAACAAGGCGGGTATAAAACCGCCGTCATCGGCAAGTGGCACCTGGGCCTGGGCGATCCTGAACCGGACTGGAATGGCGATCTGAAACCAGGTCCGCTGGAGATCGGCTTTGACCACTGCCTGCTGCTGCCGACCACCAATGACCGTGTACCGCAGGTCTATGTGGAGGACCATCGTGTGCTGAACCTGGACCCGAAAGACCCGCTGTGGGTGGGCAATAAGGCCCCCTCCGAAGACCATCCCACCGGCATCACTCACCGCGACACTTTGAAGATGGACTGGAGCCACGGGCATAACCAGACCATCCACAACGGCATCAGCCGCATCGGTTTTTACACCGGCGCCGAGGCCGCGCGCTTCCGCGATGAAGACCTGGCCGACCGCTGGGTGAAACACTCCGATGCGTGGATCGAGGCCAACCGCGAGTCGCCCTTTTTCCTCTACTTTGCCAGCCATGACATCCACGTCCCGCGCATCCCGCATGAGCGCTTCCAGGGCAAGACCACGCTGGGCTTGCGCGGCGACAGCATTGTCCAGCTCGACTGGTGCGTGGGCGAGCTGATGAAGACGCTGGACCGCCTGAAGCTGACGGACAACACCCTCATCATCTTCTGCTCCGACAACGGCCCCGTGCTGGATGACGGGTACAAAGACGGAGCCGTGGAAAAGATCGGCAGCCACCAGCCCGCCGGACCGTATAGCGGCGGCAAATACAGCGTCCTGGAAGGCGGCACCCGCACCCCCTTCATCGCCCGCTGGCCGGGCCGCATCCAGCCCGGTGTCTCGGATGAAGTCGTCTGCACCGTGGACCTGGCCGCCAGCCTCGCCGCACTCAACAACATTCCCCTGCCGGACACCGCCTGCCTGGACAGCATCAACATCCTCCCCGCTCTGCTCGGCGAAGCCGGAGCCCAAGGCCGCGACCACCTCCTGCAGCAGGACAACGGCGTCAGCGGCAACTTCGGCCTGCGCATGGGCGACTGGAAGCTCGTGCGGATGAAAAAGAAAGGCAAAACGCAGGCCGTCGTGACCGTCAAGTCCCGCCCTGAGAATCCCCCGCTCCATGCCCTCTACCACCTGCCGGACGATCCTTCTGAATCTAAGAACGTGAGCGAGAAGAATCCGGAAAAGACGAAGGAGCTGATTGAGAAACTGGACGCTCTGCTCGCGGCTCCGCAAAGCCGGTGA
- a CDS encoding arylsulfatase, with protein sequence MKHYLCKLVLIGSLLAGAALADKPNVLLILTDDLGYSDLGCYGSEIATPNLDRLAADGLRFTQFYNTAKCHSTRVSLLSGRWCRQAGDESLKKAVIIPEVLAPAGYFTAMSGKWHLSKEPTDFGFQRYFGHLSGATDYYKGDKSFRLNGQPWQVPKKEFYTTVAKVDHALGFMEEARGEKKPWFLYLAFNAPHAPLQPLKADYQKYLGKYDAGWDAIREKRLLKQKELGLFGRELQASPRPDHVAAWDSLTPEEQSWEARRMTAYAAMIDRVDQEIGRLVRDLETKGELDNTLILFLSDNGACPYDRRSTDRDREPYEPGVRWSDSTGWAWARNSPFRYYKQNQFEGGISTPAIVHWPAGLKTAPGALVHSPAHLVDVLPTLADIAGAQVPETWPGRDPSPLAGVSLKPVFNGEKVASRPPIHLLFASDRGLRDGDWKLVSFQSQPWELYNIAEDRTELNDLAGKHPEIVEKMSKQWHDMTENVLKAPEGERKPVAAEATEQRHREWTVYGDAKASSMRHEAGKEKARKGKGKGMAKAAAAGTKMPRARVGTKLTVEGAELVLECTGEDPGLAFNGVPGVSVTGPYSLVFSVQSQASGGGEVYYTTDAQTILPKGKHLTFDVQHDGQWHSHTVKLETSDTLHSFRLDACAGPGSVRIKELKLLDAQGLVLQNWP encoded by the coding sequence ATGAAACATTATTTGTGCAAACTGGTCCTCATCGGCAGTCTGCTGGCCGGTGCCGCCCTGGCGGATAAACCGAATGTGCTGCTCATCCTCACCGATGACCTGGGTTATTCCGACCTCGGCTGTTACGGCAGCGAGATCGCCACCCCGAACCTGGACCGGCTGGCGGCGGACGGGCTGCGCTTCACCCAGTTTTACAACACCGCCAAGTGCCACTCCACGCGCGTCAGCCTGCTGAGCGGACGCTGGTGCAGGCAGGCCGGGGATGAGAGCCTGAAAAAGGCGGTCATCATTCCCGAGGTGCTCGCCCCGGCAGGGTATTTCACCGCCATGAGCGGCAAGTGGCATCTGTCCAAGGAGCCGACCGACTTTGGTTTTCAGCGTTACTTTGGGCATCTGTCCGGAGCCACGGACTACTATAAAGGCGACAAGTCCTTCCGCCTGAACGGCCAGCCCTGGCAGGTGCCGAAGAAGGAATTTTATACTACGGTGGCGAAGGTGGACCATGCGCTCGGTTTCATGGAAGAGGCGCGCGGGGAAAAGAAACCCTGGTTTCTCTACCTGGCCTTTAACGCACCCCATGCACCCTTGCAGCCGCTGAAGGCGGACTATCAAAAGTACCTCGGCAAGTATGATGCAGGCTGGGATGCCATCCGTGAAAAACGCCTGTTGAAGCAAAAAGAGTTAGGCCTTTTTGGCCGCGAGCTCCAAGCCTCCCCACGCCCGGATCATGTCGCGGCCTGGGACAGCCTCACGCCGGAGGAGCAGAGCTGGGAGGCCCGCCGCATGACGGCTTATGCGGCCATGATCGACCGCGTAGACCAGGAGATCGGCCGGCTGGTGCGGGACCTGGAGACCAAGGGCGAGCTGGACAATACGCTGATCCTTTTTCTCTCCGACAACGGCGCCTGCCCCTATGACCGCCGAAGCACAGACCGTGATCGCGAGCCGTATGAACCCGGCGTGCGGTGGAGCGACAGCACCGGCTGGGCCTGGGCGCGCAATTCGCCCTTCCGCTACTACAAGCAGAACCAGTTTGAAGGCGGCATTTCCACCCCCGCCATCGTCCACTGGCCCGCCGGGCTGAAGACCGCACCGGGTGCATTGGTGCACTCTCCCGCGCACCTGGTGGATGTGCTGCCGACCCTGGCCGACATTGCCGGAGCACAGGTGCCGGAGACTTGGCCGGGGCGTGATCCTTCGCCATTGGCCGGTGTTTCGCTGAAGCCCGTGTTTAATGGGGAAAAGGTGGCCTCACGCCCGCCCATTCATCTGCTGTTCGCCAGTGACCGGGGCCTGCGCGACGGGGACTGGAAGCTCGTCAGTTTTCAAAGCCAGCCGTGGGAGCTTTATAACATCGCCGAAGACCGCACCGAGCTGAATGATCTGGCCGGCAAGCACCCGGAGATCGTGGAGAAGATGTCCAAGCAATGGCATGACATGACGGAGAACGTCCTGAAAGCACCGGAAGGTGAGCGCAAGCCGGTGGCAGCGGAGGCTACGGAGCAGCGGCATCGTGAATGGACCGTCTATGGAGATGCCAAAGCCAGCAGCATGCGCCATGAGGCGGGCAAAGAAAAAGCGCGCAAGGGCAAGGGTAAAGGCATGGCCAAAGCGGCGGCTGCCGGAACCAAGATGCCGCGTGCACGTGTGGGCACCAAGCTGACGGTGGAAGGTGCCGAGCTGGTGCTGGAGTGCACTGGCGAGGACCCTGGGCTGGCCTTTAACGGCGTGCCGGGCGTGTCGGTGACCGGGCCTTACAGCCTCGTCTTCAGCGTGCAGAGCCAGGCCAGCGGCGGTGGGGAAGTGTATTACACCACGGATGCGCAGACGATCCTGCCCAAGGGCAAACACCTGACCTTTGATGTGCAGCATGACGGGCAGTGGCACAGCCACACCGTGAAGCTGGAGACATCGGACACCCTGCATTCCTTCCGCCTGGATGCCTGCGCCGGTCCCGGCAGCGTCCGCATTAAAGAGCTGAAACTTCTGGATGCGCAGGGCCTTGTTCTGCAAAACTGGCCCTGA